The DNA segment ATAATCTGGAGGCAGACGGTGATGGACGCCAGGGAGCTGCACTGGCGCAACCTAGTGCGCTTCCTCAACGGTCACGGGCTGCGAGAGAAGGTGCAATGGCGCTGGGAATACATTCTGTTCGCCATAATCTTCGGCTTCCTGATCTCCAACGTCGAATTCCTAGTGCTGAACAACGAGGCGCTGGTCAAGGACCTTGGGTTCAGGGACCTGTCGCTTCTCCTGTTGGTCATGGTCGTCTTCGTCGGTCTGGGCGAGGAAATGGTCTTCCGCGGTCTATTGCAGAGCGCCATCACCCCGGAGTACGGACGGGTGGCGGCCATCGTGATCTCCGCCATGCTCTTCGCCATAATGCACTCCGGCTATCACAGCCTTCTTTACATGGGGTTCGTCTTCTTCATCGGGCTGTCCCTGGGATACTCCTACGACCGCACCGGGAGCGTGGGACTGGTGGCTCTCATGCACGGCATGCTCAACTTCTTCCTCTTCTCCTTCATCCCCTTCGGCTATAACATCGTGCCATAGCCCATCAGGTATCCTGTTCTGACCATGGAACGTTTAATAACGCGCCTATCCAAGACCATGCCCGGACAAATCGGACAGGTTTTGTCAATTTCTCATCATTTCATTTAATAATGCGCGCTTTATCCTACGCATCCTGGCGGCAAAGGCTGTTTTGGCGCCGGAACGGATCTCAGAACGGTGCGACAAATGAAGCGGGACTTCGTCACGATGCTTGACGTCCAGGACGACATTCTGGACATACTGGAAATGGCCGAGGAGATGAAGAAGGAGAGGGACCTGGACGTAACCCCTCTCAAGGGCAAGACCCTGGCCATGATATTTGAAAAGTCCT comes from the Methanomassiliicoccales archaeon genome and includes:
- a CDS encoding type II CAAX endopeptidase family protein; translation: MREKVGLLIPIFLITLAEAFLFSSYTEASLSIHALNIFLCILLPVFSEKRMLLYQSFALISLLRVLNIGMPIFFEFTLYWLPFIYGPIIIASYIIWRQTVMDARELHWRNLVRFLNGHGLREKVQWRWEYILFAIIFGFLISNVEFLVLNNEALVKDLGFRDLSLLLLVMVVFVGLGEEMVFRGLLQSAITPEYGRVAAIVISAMLFAIMHSGYHSLLYMGFVFFIGLSLGYSYDRTGSVGLVALMHGMLNFFLFSFIPFGYNIVP